A window of the Glycocaulis abyssi genome harbors these coding sequences:
- a CDS encoding group III truncated hemoglobin, with protein MPLPQHGSPYSPSGPPPSEAVDEAMITRLVGSFYTCVRADPVLAPVFADHIEDWDTHIERMCDFWSSVMLRTGRYSGRPMAVHAPLPVTAAHFKRWLALFDMVARKTCPEAAAEQFIDRAQRIAASLQYGVAMARGECPSRVQLVTHGA; from the coding sequence ATGCCCCTCCCTCAGCACGGATCGCCGTACAGCCCGTCCGGGCCGCCCCCTTCCGAAGCGGTTGATGAAGCCATGATCACCCGGCTGGTGGGGTCGTTTTACACCTGTGTGCGGGCCGATCCGGTGCTGGCGCCGGTCTTCGCCGATCACATTGAGGACTGGGACACCCATATCGAGCGCATGTGTGATTTCTGGTCGTCCGTCATGCTGCGCACAGGCCGCTATAGCGGTCGGCCCATGGCCGTACATGCACCGCTTCCTGTCACGGCGGCGCATTTCAAGCGGTGGCTGGCCCTGTTCGACATGGTCGCCCGCAAGACCTGTCCTGAGGCCGCCGCCGAGCAATTCATCGACCGCGCCCAGCGTATCGCCGCCAGCCTGCAATACGGCGTGGCGATGGCGCGCGGCGAATGCCCCTCCCGCGTTCAACTGGTTACTCATGGAGCCTGA
- a CDS encoding cupin domain-containing protein: MNRPHIEFIQAQVLPWKRIGPRLARPDAEFKFLSRDPDDGACSILIRYPPGWRREGPEHIEAAEEFYVLDGMIELNGDTFSHDVYGHVPAGTTRWSMSAPQGAVALTFLDREPVVHAGEGNTLPVTRVDALHTPWDMTLNDSRLAHLGISRKDLRLDPQTGERTFLSMVLPHSEPPGSKGPQEHHPVVEECYMINGQLTGPHGTMAPGAYFWRPPGIPHGPFGTRWGCVMLIRFVGGRHVNVWSEGDAPFDFNAPYKPVLPSDMAELAREPWHAPPIY, from the coding sequence TTGAACCGTCCGCATATAGAGTTTATCCAGGCTCAGGTACTGCCCTGGAAGCGCATCGGACCAAGGCTGGCGCGTCCGGACGCCGAGTTCAAGTTTCTCAGTCGCGACCCTGATGACGGCGCCTGCTCGATCCTGATCCGCTATCCGCCCGGATGGCGCCGCGAAGGGCCTGAGCATATCGAGGCAGCCGAGGAGTTCTATGTCCTTGATGGCATGATCGAGCTCAATGGCGATACCTTCAGCCATGATGTGTACGGCCATGTTCCTGCCGGAACGACGCGGTGGTCCATGAGCGCGCCGCAAGGGGCGGTGGCGCTGACCTTTCTGGACCGCGAGCCGGTTGTTCATGCAGGAGAGGGGAACACCCTGCCGGTTACGCGCGTGGACGCTCTGCATACGCCCTGGGACATGACACTTAACGACTCCCGGCTAGCCCATCTGGGGATAAGCCGGAAGGATCTGCGCCTTGATCCGCAGACCGGAGAGCGCACCTTCCTGTCCATGGTCCTGCCCCATTCCGAGCCGCCCGGCAGCAAGGGGCCGCAGGAGCATCACCCGGTCGTGGAAGAGTGCTACATGATCAATGGGCAGCTGACCGGCCCGCACGGCACCATGGCGCCCGGCGCGTATTTCTGGCGCCCGCCCGGCATCCCTCACGGGCCGTTCGGGACGCGCTGGGGCTGTGTGATGTTGATCCGGTTCGTCGGCGGCCGGCATGTGAATGTGTGGAGCGAAGGCGATGCGCCCTTTGACTTCAACGCCCCGTACAAGCCGGTCCTGCCTAGCGACATGGCAGAGCTGGCTCGCGAGCCCTGGCATGCCCCGCCGATCTACTAG
- the modB gene encoding molybdate ABC transporter permease subunit, with protein MPDLAPVWLSIQLALVTTVILLALATPLAWWLANTRSALKPVIEAVTALPLVLPPTVLGFYLLLMLNPEAPIGAFWVTMTGESLTFSFSGLVVASLVYSLPFAVQPLQGAFEAVGRGAMEAAASLRARPLDAFFTVAVPLSARGFLTAGVLTFAHTIGEFGVILMVGGNIPGRTRVLSIAVFEHVETLRYQEAHILSAGLLIFSFVTLLSVYALNRRYRIRVG; from the coding sequence ATGCCTGATCTTGCGCCGGTCTGGCTCTCCATCCAGCTTGCGCTGGTCACCACAGTGATCCTGCTCGCGCTTGCGACGCCGCTCGCCTGGTGGTTAGCAAATACGCGCTCTGCGCTCAAGCCCGTCATCGAGGCGGTCACGGCGCTGCCGCTGGTGCTGCCGCCGACCGTGCTCGGCTTCTACCTGCTGCTCATGCTGAACCCTGAAGCGCCTATCGGGGCTTTCTGGGTGACCATGACGGGAGAAAGCCTCACCTTTTCCTTCTCCGGGCTAGTCGTGGCCTCGCTGGTCTATTCGCTACCCTTTGCGGTGCAGCCCCTTCAGGGCGCGTTCGAGGCGGTGGGACGCGGGGCGATGGAAGCTGCTGCCAGCCTGCGCGCGCGGCCGCTCGATGCCTTCTTCACCGTGGCGGTGCCGCTGTCGGCGCGGGGTTTCCTCACCGCCGGCGTGCTGACCTTCGCCCATACGATTGGCGAATTCGGCGTGATCCTGATGGTCGGGGGTAATATTCCCGGCCGCACGCGCGTCCTGTCCATTGCCGTGTTCGAGCATGTGGAAACGCTGCGATACCAGGAGGCCCATATCCTTTCGGCGGGCCTGCTCATCTTCTCCTTCGTGACGCTTCTGAGCGTTTACGCGCTGAACAGGCGGTACCGTATCCGTGTCGGGTGA
- a CDS encoding Rrf2 family transcriptional regulator — protein MRLTAFTDFGLRALMRLAGEPERLFTTEEIAAEYAISRHHLVKVVRDLAAAGFIETRRGTGGGFRLARPANEISLGEVVRALESRAALVECFRPDGGQCALSPDCRLKGHLARAGDAFLRSLDAIPLSDCAVTSIPCRLKTAVPA, from the coding sequence ATGCGCCTGACCGCATTTACCGATTTCGGGCTGCGTGCACTGATGCGCCTGGCGGGTGAGCCCGAGCGGCTTTTCACCACCGAGGAGATTGCTGCCGAGTACGCCATCTCACGCCATCACCTTGTGAAAGTGGTCCGCGATCTGGCGGCTGCCGGATTTATCGAAACCCGGCGGGGCACCGGAGGCGGTTTTCGTCTCGCCCGTCCCGCCAATGAAATCAGCCTGGGAGAAGTAGTGCGCGCGTTGGAATCGCGCGCGGCTCTGGTGGAGTGTTTCCGGCCCGACGGTGGCCAATGCGCGCTCAGCCCCGATTGCCGTCTGAAAGGGCATCTGGCGCGCGCGGGCGACGCGTTCCTTCGCAGTCTGGACGCGATACCGCTATCTGATTGCGCCGTGACATCCATTCCGTGCCGATTGAAAACGGCGGTGCCCGCATGA
- a CDS encoding hemerythrin domain-containing protein — MSVIASLPETLDPKREPRALIDHILTRYHETHRREFPELIRLAMRVEEAHAGHPNLPDNIAYRLKKMHGELEAHMKREELILFPMMRQGLFGRLSGPITQMRLDHEEHDAMLGELKALTGAFHAPAGACGTWRALYQGLEKLCTDLEEHIAIENDILFPVFE, encoded by the coding sequence ATGAGTGTTATTGCCAGCCTTCCCGAAACCCTCGACCCGAAGCGGGAGCCGCGCGCCCTGATCGATCATATACTTACCCGTTATCACGAGACCCACCGGCGCGAGTTTCCGGAGTTGATCCGCCTCGCAATGCGGGTTGAGGAGGCACACGCAGGGCACCCCAACCTACCCGACAATATCGCATATCGGCTGAAGAAAATGCATGGTGAACTGGAGGCGCACATGAAGCGGGAGGAGCTGATACTCTTTCCGATGATGCGTCAGGGCCTCTTTGGGCGGCTGTCCGGTCCGATTACCCAGATGCGTCTAGACCATGAAGAGCATGACGCCATGCTGGGCGAACTGAAGGCATTGACGGGTGCCTTTCATGCGCCGGCTGGCGCCTGCGGCACCTGGCGGGCGCTCTATCAGGGGCTGGAAAAGCTCTGTACCGATCTAGAAGAGCATATCGCAATTGAGAACGATATCCTGTTTCCTGTCTTCGAATAG
- the modC gene encoding molybdenum ABC transporter ATP-binding protein: MSGEGLYIDARLDLGGFSLKAETGFPARGVSAVFGPSGAGKSLLLRLIAGFETPREGVIRFGGTSWFDSAEGTNLPAWKRPVGFLFQDGRLFDHLDVAGNLDFARRRARVPGVPGEELIDALDLSALLTRRVRELSGGERQRVALARTLLSGPELLLLDEPLSALDRARKREILPYLERVVAMSRIPAIYVSHDPAEVLRLSHHIVLLEGGVIRAAGSAHALSGELYRDASPGERLNVLDGYVSADSAGEGLAAIDTPAGHIVAVLAASPPPGSPVRLLIAAQDIAIALVRPAGTSIRNILPARVQAVTENTDSGLATVTLDLSGTVLNACISQSSVSALRLGTGKSVFALVKSVRVEI; this comes from the coding sequence GTGTCGGGTGAGGGGCTGTATATTGACGCCCGGCTGGACCTTGGCGGGTTCAGCCTGAAGGCCGAGACCGGGTTTCCTGCCCGCGGCGTCAGCGCCGTGTTCGGGCCGAGCGGGGCGGGCAAGAGCTTGCTCCTGCGCCTGATCGCCGGGTTCGAGACACCGCGCGAGGGCGTTATCCGCTTTGGCGGGACAAGCTGGTTCGACAGCGCAGAGGGCACCAACCTGCCCGCCTGGAAGCGTCCGGTGGGCTTTCTCTTTCAGGACGGACGCCTGTTCGATCATCTTGACGTAGCCGGAAATCTCGACTTTGCGCGCCGCCGCGCCCGTGTGCCGGGCGTGCCAGGTGAGGAACTGATCGATGCGCTCGACCTGTCCGCACTGCTCACCCGGCGCGTGCGCGAACTGTCGGGCGGGGAACGCCAGCGCGTGGCGCTGGCGCGTACCTTGCTGTCCGGGCCTGAATTATTGCTGCTGGACGAGCCGCTGAGCGCGCTCGACCGCGCCCGCAAGCGCGAAATCCTGCCCTATCTGGAGCGTGTCGTGGCCATGAGCAGGATACCGGCCATTTATGTCTCGCACGATCCGGCTGAAGTGCTGCGCCTGTCTCACCATATCGTGCTGCTGGAGGGCGGGGTGATCCGTGCCGCAGGCAGCGCGCACGCGCTTTCAGGCGAACTGTACCGTGATGCCTCACCGGGCGAGCGGCTGAACGTGCTCGACGGGTATGTGAGCGCGGACAGCGCAGGCGAGGGCCTTGCCGCCATAGACACTCCCGCGGGGCATATTGTGGCGGTGCTGGCCGCGTCCCCGCCACCGGGCAGCCCGGTGCGACTCCTGATAGCCGCCCAGGATATAGCCATCGCCCTGGTGCGTCCGGCAGGGACCAGTATCCGCAATATCCTCCCTGCGCGCGTGCAAGCGGTGACCGAAAACACGGATAGCGGGCTCGCTACCGTCACGCTGGACCTGAGCGGCACGGTGCTGAACGCCTGTATCAGTCAGTCGTCCGTCAGCGCGCTCAGGCTGGGAACGGGCAAGAGCGTTTTCGCGCTAGTCAAATCGGTGCGGGTGGAGATTTAG
- a CDS encoding molybdenum cofactor guanylyltransferase: MNHTFAIAVFAGGLGTRIGGNKPSRLLAGRPLADHVKDRVSRWRAPLWELVRQAGQGGLGGSEEICDASPPGVVLEGPLAGLYPALLRAEAEGRDLLTVPVDMPFLPDDLPGRLGAALVGERGPVCAMAQSQGRPHPVCTLWRGPVSGLIAEQAFAGNFSLKALAARAGVRHVIWTQAPDPFFNINTPEELAEAQVLLAAADRKVS; encoded by the coding sequence ATGAACCACACCTTTGCCATTGCGGTATTTGCTGGCGGACTGGGCACACGCATTGGCGGCAACAAGCCGTCACGCCTGCTGGCGGGCAGGCCGCTCGCCGACCATGTGAAGGACCGCGTGAGCCGATGGCGTGCTCCGCTCTGGGAACTGGTGCGGCAGGCCGGGCAGGGCGGTCTCGGAGGCTCGGAAGAGATATGTGATGCGAGCCCGCCGGGTGTCGTGCTGGAAGGTCCGCTAGCCGGGCTGTATCCGGCGCTTCTGCGGGCGGAAGCAGAAGGCCGGGATCTGCTGACCGTGCCGGTGGACATGCCCTTCCTGCCTGATGATCTGCCAGGCAGGCTGGGCGCTGCTCTGGTTGGCGAGCGCGGACCGGTGTGTGCCATGGCGCAAAGCCAGGGCAGGCCTCATCCGGTGTGCACGCTGTGGCGCGGCCCTGTCAGCGGCCTGATTGCCGAGCAGGCCTTTGCTGGCAATTTCAGCCTGAAAGCGCTCGCGGCGAGGGCAGGGGTGCGCCATGTCATATGGACACAAGCGCCCGATCCATTCTTCAACATCAACACGCCGGAGGAACTGGCCGAAGCCCAGGTGCTACTGGCTGCAGCTGACCGGAAGGTGTCATGA
- a CDS encoding YbaN family protein produces the protein MALLVRPLWLFLGVVSSGLGLAGTVLPLLPTTPFALLAAFCFSRSSESLKNWIETRPGIAPVLADWREGGAIRRSVKLMALLSMLASALIAWLAGVPVWALATQAGVMTCAAAFILSRPTRRRHSTTRSAPYAPEGRLMP, from the coding sequence ATGGCTCTGCTGGTCCGCCCGCTATGGCTATTCCTGGGCGTGGTGAGTTCCGGGCTGGGGCTTGCAGGCACCGTCTTGCCATTACTGCCGACCACGCCGTTTGCACTGCTGGCGGCGTTCTGCTTCTCGCGGTCATCAGAGAGCTTGAAGAACTGGATAGAGACCCGCCCGGGCATCGCCCCCGTTCTCGCAGACTGGCGGGAAGGCGGCGCGATCCGCCGATCCGTAAAACTTATGGCGCTGCTATCCATGCTCGCCTCAGCCCTGATTGCATGGCTCGCAGGAGTGCCCGTCTGGGCCTTGGCTACACAGGCGGGTGTCATGACATGTGCCGCTGCCTTCATACTGAGCCGCCCGACCCGGCGGCGGCATTCCACAACAAGATCCGCACCATACGCGCCTGAAGGACGCCTGATGCCATGA
- a CDS encoding NnrU family protein gives MTGWTQFALAYAVFLLAHMIPARPALRRRLAGWLGERAYLAVYSLVSILILIWLFAAAAGAPRLVLWYAPGWSYAALPLVMLAACLLVSSGAFARNPFSIAGRADGFDPERPGIAGLTRHPVLWAFALWAGFHVIVTGTLAHTLLFGGFAAFALAGMLALDQRAKRLAGDDWPHLSRRTSLLPLGALIRAKWRPDWRVDRMEMAGASVRLLAGLCLYALLAGLHAPVFGVNPFTRLTGLLP, from the coding sequence ATGACCGGATGGACCCAATTCGCTCTGGCCTATGCGGTCTTCCTGCTGGCCCACATGATCCCGGCCCGCCCTGCCCTACGCCGCCGTCTTGCAGGCTGGCTGGGAGAAAGGGCCTATCTCGCCGTCTATTCACTTGTCTCCATACTGATTCTCATATGGCTATTCGCCGCCGCTGCGGGCGCGCCGCGCCTTGTCCTCTGGTATGCACCGGGCTGGAGCTACGCTGCGCTGCCCCTGGTGATGCTGGCCGCCTGCCTGCTGGTCAGCTCTGGTGCATTTGCGCGCAATCCGTTCTCGATTGCCGGACGGGCAGACGGGTTCGACCCTGAGCGGCCGGGGATAGCCGGGCTCACGCGCCACCCTGTCCTGTGGGCCTTCGCCCTGTGGGCCGGCTTCCATGTCATCGTTACCGGCACGCTCGCCCACACTTTGCTGTTTGGTGGCTTTGCGGCATTTGCGCTGGCCGGGATGTTGGCGCTGGACCAACGCGCAAAGCGTCTGGCCGGTGACGACTGGCCGCATCTGTCAAGGCGAACATCCCTGCTGCCATTGGGGGCATTGATCCGGGCCAAATGGCGCCCGGACTGGCGAGTGGACAGGATGGAGATGGCAGGCGCGTCGGTCAGACTGCTGGCAGGCCTTTGCCTCTACGCCCTGCTAGCAGGGCTGCATGCACCCGTCTTCGGAGTGAACCCGTTCACGCGCCTGACAGGGCTACTGCCATGA
- a CDS encoding carbonic anhydrase produces MIEDLLEANLEIFTDWRQKHPHEDGLSAQGRQADTLWLTATDSPLSPAALTGKDPGSFAVLRTPGALINPVDLACVAVLDMALRNIQVSRIVVCGHYGCASIGQLSAGDSGDVGPLAHWLSPARDEAARHDAELALITSTQARANRLCELVVAAQIRSLASSPLVADVWRRRRPLALHGLIYSLHDGLLREVCDPVNGAKQARALVGGTA; encoded by the coding sequence ATGATTGAGGACCTTCTTGAGGCCAATCTGGAGATTTTCACGGACTGGAGGCAAAAGCACCCGCACGAGGACGGCCTGTCAGCCCAGGGCCGTCAGGCTGACACGCTATGGCTCACCGCGACAGACAGCCCACTGTCACCGGCCGCCCTTACCGGAAAGGACCCAGGGTCTTTTGCCGTCTTGCGCACCCCAGGCGCGCTGATCAATCCGGTTGATCTTGCCTGCGTGGCGGTACTCGATATGGCGCTGAGAAACATTCAGGTTAGCCGGATCGTTGTCTGCGGGCATTACGGGTGTGCGTCGATAGGCCAACTATCTGCGGGAGATTCTGGTGATGTTGGTCCACTGGCACACTGGCTATCGCCGGCTCGCGATGAGGCAGCGCGCCATGATGCGGAACTTGCACTGATCACCAGTACACAGGCTCGGGCAAACCGTCTGTGTGAGCTTGTCGTTGCGGCGCAGATACGTTCACTTGCCAGCAGCCCTCTGGTCGCGGATGTCTGGCGGCGGCGGCGTCCGCTTGCGTTGCACGGGCTGATCTATTCGCTCCATGACGGACTTCTGCGCGAGGTGTGTGACCCCGTTAACGGGGCAAAGCAGGCCCGCGCGCTGGTTGGCGGTACCGCATGA
- the modA gene encoding molybdate ABC transporter substrate-binding protein, translating into MKDVWAQRPGWPVGAALFAGLVALIALLAWPRSAEPDFRVAVASSFLDAAEALIADFEAQTGYSAGLSAGGSGQIYAQIVHGAPFDVFLSADEARPRRLADEGRASGVPQTYALGRLALWSPDPQRVTGDMVELIAGDGWHRIAIANPDLAPYGMAAVQTLDALGIILPAGRVAMGSNAGQVFAMTASGAADMGMVALALVVSPRNPSPGSRWEVPETYHAPIRQDAVLLRRAEANPAARAFMDYLASERARAIILSSGYGWPDA; encoded by the coding sequence ATGAAGGATGTATGGGCGCAGCGGCCGGGATGGCCGGTGGGGGCGGCGCTATTCGCCGGCCTTGTTGCGCTTATTGCGCTGCTCGCCTGGCCCAGATCTGCCGAGCCCGATTTCCGGGTGGCCGTGGCGTCGAGCTTTCTGGACGCTGCTGAGGCCCTGATTGCCGATTTCGAGGCGCAGACCGGATATTCGGCCGGGCTGTCGGCCGGAGGCAGCGGGCAAATCTACGCTCAGATCGTGCATGGCGCGCCGTTTGACGTGTTCCTGTCCGCCGACGAAGCCCGGCCCCGGCGCCTGGCCGATGAAGGGCGCGCTTCTGGTGTGCCCCAGACCTATGCGCTGGGGCGGCTCGCCCTGTGGAGCCCGGACCCGCAACGCGTCACCGGCGACATGGTTGAGCTGATCGCCGGTGACGGCTGGCATCGTATCGCTATCGCCAATCCTGACCTCGCGCCTTACGGCATGGCGGCTGTCCAGACGCTTGATGCGCTGGGGATAATCCTGCCGGCGGGACGGGTCGCGATGGGCAGCAATGCAGGCCAGGTATTTGCCATGACGGCGTCCGGCGCAGCCGATATGGGCATGGTGGCGCTCGCTCTGGTGGTCAGTCCGCGCAATCCGTCTCCCGGCTCGCGCTGGGAGGTACCGGAAACGTATCACGCTCCGATCCGCCAGGACGCGGTCCTGCTTCGCCGGGCGGAGGCAAACCCTGCCGCGCGTGCCTTCATGGATTATCTGGCCAGCGAACGCGCCCGTGCCATCATCCTCTCCAGCGGCTATGGCTGGCCCGATGCCTGA
- the hemN gene encoding oxygen-independent coproporphyrinogen III oxidase, translating into MTRRETLLRFAETRTPRYTSYPTVPHFHTGVGPADQARWLSALDPAEPVSLYIHIPYCRQLCWYCGCNTRATTQDGPIIAYMERLLAELTLVADRLPSRMRISHFAMGGGTPAILSPQQIDGLMEAVRARFDFLPEAELAIEIDPRHFTRADADGLSRNGFTRASTGVQSFDPAVQAAINRIQPWELVAITFDRLREAGVPAINIDLLYGLPRQNIASAIASAEAAAELEPDRLAVFGYAHVPHMKAHQRLINEAELPGAGARLDQADAIETVLTDYGYRMIGIDHYARPWDPMAAALNAGTLRRNLQGYTTDPAQTLIGLGASAIGASPQGYVQNASDVRSWGAAVEAGILPVARGIALTDDDRVRRTIIEQLMTYLTADPAAIARREGMPVPEIDLQALETAGILTRTGTAIRINPAYRPLARLAAAAFDAHLPRSTARHSVSV; encoded by the coding sequence ATGACCCGCCGTGAAACCCTTCTGCGCTTCGCTGAAACACGCACGCCGCGCTATACCAGCTATCCCACGGTCCCGCATTTCCACACGGGTGTGGGCCCGGCGGACCAGGCGCGCTGGCTATCCGCTCTGGATCCCGCCGAGCCGGTTTCGCTCTACATCCACATCCCCTATTGCCGACAGCTATGCTGGTATTGTGGCTGCAATACGCGCGCGACCACACAGGACGGCCCGATCATCGCCTATATGGAGCGTTTGCTGGCCGAGCTCACACTTGTAGCTGACAGGCTGCCCAGTCGGATGCGTATCTCCCATTTCGCTATGGGGGGCGGCACGCCGGCCATATTGTCACCCCAGCAGATCGACGGGCTGATGGAGGCCGTGCGCGCACGCTTCGATTTTCTTCCCGAAGCCGAGCTGGCCATCGAGATCGACCCGCGTCATTTCACCCGCGCCGATGCGGACGGGCTTTCCCGCAACGGTTTCACGCGCGCCTCGACTGGCGTGCAGAGCTTCGACCCGGCCGTGCAGGCAGCAATCAACCGCATCCAGCCGTGGGAATTGGTTGCCATCACCTTCGACAGGTTGCGCGAGGCGGGAGTACCCGCCATCAATATCGACCTGCTCTATGGCCTGCCCCGGCAAAACATTGCCAGCGCCATCGCCAGCGCCGAAGCCGCCGCCGAGCTGGAACCGGACCGTCTGGCCGTGTTCGGCTATGCCCATGTGCCGCACATGAAGGCGCACCAGCGCCTCATCAACGAAGCCGAATTGCCGGGCGCAGGTGCACGTCTGGACCAGGCCGACGCCATAGAGACAGTCCTCACCGATTATGGCTACCGCATGATCGGGATCGACCATTACGCGCGGCCCTGGGACCCGATGGCGGCAGCCCTCAATGCCGGCACGCTGCGCCGGAATCTTCAGGGCTATACCACCGACCCGGCACAAACCCTGATCGGGCTTGGCGCATCGGCCATCGGGGCGTCGCCGCAGGGTTATGTGCAAAATGCCAGCGATGTGCGCAGCTGGGGCGCAGCGGTGGAAGCCGGTATCCTGCCCGTGGCGCGCGGCATTGCGCTGACGGATGATGATCGGGTGCGCCGCACCATCATCGAACAGCTCATGACCTATCTTACCGCCGATCCGGCGGCCATTGCGCGCCGGGAAGGCATGCCGGTGCCAGAGATCGATCTGCAAGCGCTCGAGACGGCCGGCATTCTCACGCGCACCGGGACCGCGATCCGGATCAATCCCGCTTATCGCCCGCTGGCGCGGCTGGCAGCCGCTGCGTTCGACGCTCATCTGCCGCGCAGTACAGCGCGTCACTCCGTGTCGGTCTAG
- a CDS encoding aspartate aminotransferase family protein, with protein sequence MTLGTRDLPAHGIDSAGWFPGPRAEHAAWLRDALARSLDTWSAWRRDAGAGDPSVWPDGQLPDDQHEQIDAALQTLARRLSGETATFSPHYAGHMVSDASMPALLGHVLATLHNPNNTSKEVSRVGTQIEAEAIAMLARMIGFDPAHARGHMTSCGTIANFEAVWRARFRLDHWLSLALWLAETQGERLDVFAAAHMGWPRYHTLRERHAPPEDALRAASAVAGNPADTFRRISRASGREYLGPVVMVPENKHFSWRKAANVFGLGEEAFRGVGLDAQGRLCLKALEHEVEKATAQGRPVLAAVSVAGATETGNFDPVDGVCDLMERWRRERGWRIWHHVDAAYGGFFASTLGAGATALSDVAASALAAIRRVDSITIDPHKLGYTPYACGAFLVRDAQRYAVSSFAAPYLERAHVSDDLWSATLEGSRTSAGAAAVWMTGTTIGFTPDGFGRILENAVEARRAIMHAAMKACPDLRLLDPCDTNIACFTVARTGEPLSVVNAGSEALYEASVQGGRFTLSKTHFPLSSHAGQITRHVEQWGGDFDADGLTVLRCVFMNPYLERETMRAHVVEDMVTLLSGAAPC encoded by the coding sequence ATGACCCTTGGTACACGCGATCTGCCCGCCCATGGCATAGACAGCGCAGGCTGGTTTCCGGGGCCGCGTGCCGAACACGCCGCCTGGCTGCGGGATGCGCTGGCGCGCTCGCTTGACACGTGGAGTGCCTGGCGGCGCGACGCTGGTGCGGGGGACCCTTCTGTCTGGCCTGACGGGCAGCTGCCCGATGACCAGCATGAACAGATTGATGCCGCCCTGCAGACGCTTGCCAGACGGCTGAGTGGAGAGACCGCGACCTTCTCGCCCCATTATGCCGGGCACATGGTGTCGGATGCCAGCATGCCAGCCCTGCTGGGCCATGTGCTGGCGACCCTGCACAATCCGAACAACACCTCCAAGGAAGTGTCGCGTGTCGGCACCCAGATCGAGGCTGAGGCGATTGCCATGCTGGCGCGCATGATAGGGTTCGATCCGGCTCACGCGCGCGGACACATGACCTCGTGCGGAACCATTGCTAACTTTGAAGCGGTGTGGCGTGCACGCTTCCGTCTCGACCACTGGCTCTCGCTGGCCTTATGGCTGGCCGAGACGCAAGGCGAACGGCTGGACGTATTTGCCGCCGCCCATATGGGCTGGCCGCGCTATCATACCCTTCGCGAGCGCCATGCTCCGCCTGAAGACGCCCTGCGCGCAGCGAGCGCGGTGGCGGGTAATCCGGCGGACACCTTTCGCAGGATTTCGCGCGCTTCGGGCCGGGAATATCTCGGCCCGGTCGTGATGGTGCCGGAGAACAAGCATTTTTCCTGGCGCAAGGCGGCCAATGTGTTCGGCCTCGGCGAAGAGGCCTTCCGCGGTGTCGGACTCGATGCGCAGGGGCGCCTGTGCCTGAAAGCGCTGGAGCACGAGGTGGAGAAGGCCACTGCGCAGGGCCGCCCGGTACTTGCTGCCGTCTCGGTAGCCGGGGCGACCGAGACCGGCAATTTCGATCCCGTGGACGGTGTCTGTGACCTGATGGAGCGCTGGCGGAGGGAGCGCGGCTGGCGCATCTGGCATCATGTCGATGCGGCTTATGGCGGCTTTTTCGCGTCCACGCTCGGCGCCGGGGCGACGGCCCTGTCTGACGTGGCGGCAAGTGCGCTGGCGGCCATCAGGCGGGTAGATTCCATCACTATCGACCCCCACAAACTGGGGTATACACCCTATGCCTGCGGGGCGTTCCTGGTACGCGATGCACAGCGCTATGCCGTGTCCAGCTTTGCGGCGCCCTATCTGGAGCGCGCCCATGTCAGCGATGATCTATGGAGTGCCACGCTGGAAGGCTCGCGTACATCGGCCGGCGCTGCAGCGGTATGGATGACGGGCACAACCATCGGTTTCACGCCGGACGGTTTCGGCCGCATACTGGAAAACGCTGTTGAGGCCCGGCGTGCGATCATGCACGCCGCCATGAAAGCCTGTCCTGATCTACGTCTTTTGGATCCGTGCGATACCAATATCGCCTGTTTCACAGTGGCGCGTACAGGTGAACCCTTAAGCGTCGTGAATGCCGGCAGCGAGGCGCTTTACGAGGCGTCCGTGCAGGGCGGGCGCTTCACCCTGTCCAAGACGCACTTTCCCCTGAGCAGCCATGCCGGGCAGATAACGCGCCATGTGGAACAGTGGGGCGGCGATTTCGATGCTGACGGGCTGACCGTGCTGCGCTGTGTCTTCATGAACCCCTATCTGGAGCGCGAGACCATGCGCGCACACGTCGTGGAGGACATGGTGACGCTTCTGTCGGGAGCCGCGCCTTGTTGA